The Candidatus Neomarinimicrobiota bacterium sequence ATTTCTGAGGGACTTGCAGATTTCGAGCTCATCACCAATTAAAGGCTGTGAGAGATTCCTGATGGGAATAACTTTATGCTTCGTTATTTTTGTGAACGCAGGGGAGTGGGTATGATGAGAAAAATAGATTTTATACGCTATTCAGTAATAGCGCTAATAGTCGTCCTAACACTAGGGGCATGTGAGAGACCCAAGGAAAAAGCCATTGGGTATGATCATGTCATTACTGTGGTATGTGATGAAAGAAATTGGGAAGCCTGCGAGCCGATTTTAGCTCAAACTCTGGGGAAGGTATATCAAACTCCTCCCACAGAGACTCTATATACCTTCCAGAGAATCAGTCCAAATGATCTGAACACGAATATACTGAATAAAAATTTGATGATACTGACTCGTCTTGAAGAAAAGAGTGGTGTGACCCCCCAGGTACGTTCCATGCTTCCTGACTCTACCATCAATAATATGCGTCGAAATCCCAAAGGTTATTATCAGCAAGGTGACGCCTACGCTACAGGTCAAGCTCTGGTTGTCGTTATCGGTAAAAATCTTGCCGACCTTCGAAATCGTCTAGAAATCAATCAGGATCAAATTTTCAATTTTATTGAAAAAAAGATGTTTGAGCGAAATTCAGCTTTCATTTACCGATCAGGTGAACAATTCGAGCTTGCTGAAAAGTATTACAACCAATATGGATTTTATCTACGTATGATGCATGATTATGTGGAAATTGAAAATCGACCTAAGGATAATATTCTATGGTTGGGTCGTGATTTTCCATATCGATGGCTGGTGGTTTCATGGGCAACCCCCACGGATTCAACGCTGGGATATCAATTGGATAGTTTGCTGACCAATACATTTGGCAAAAAGTTGAAAGATGTGAAGCTGAATCGGGATTATTTGATTTCAGAGCCTGTCTGGTTCAAACAATACTCCACATATAAATACTATGGTTTGTGGGAATCAAAATCAGAAGTAAAGGGTGGTCCTTTTATAGCGTATGGTTTTTACGAACCTTTAAAAGATCGGATTTATCTAATATCGGGAATTGTCCATGCACCTGAAAAGGCCAAAATGCCATATATTCGACAAATGGAAACTATCATCAGGACATTCGATACTGAAATATTTGAAGTTGATTAAGGATCTAGAATAGTTGAATAAACGTGTATTGATAACAGGAATCAATGGCCTGCTGGGTCAAAATATTGTTCAGGAGTTTTCCAGAGATCATGAAATTTATGGTCTTGATTTAACCCCCAGTATATTTGGTTCATCCCATAATATCCAGGTAGAACAAATAGATTTAAATGACACCATGGCTCTCGAGGAATATGTCAATCAGGTTAAACCGGATTGCATTATTCACACAGCAGCCTATACAAATGTTGATGGGGCAGAAGATGATCAGGATCTAGCCTTTGCTTTGAATGGTAAGGTTCCAGCGGCAATTGCTTTAATTTGTAAGAATAACGATATCCCTCTGATTCACATATCCACGGATTATGTATTTAGTGGTGATTCGGGACCCTATCGGGAAACTGATGCTGGTGATGCCAGGGGTAAATACGCTGAGTCAAAACTTGCTGGAGAAAAAGCTGTTCTGGAATCAGGGGCAAAGGTCGCAGTCATTAGGCCCAATGTCATGTATGGCAATGGGAAACATCTTAAGAGTAGTTTTGTGGCGTGGTTGCTTAATGAATTGCGGAATGAAAGATCGGTCAGAATCGTTGATGATCAGTACAATAACCCTACCTATGCACGTCGACTGGCGACTGTAATTAGAGTGATCCTTGAGAATAAGGCATGGGGTATTTGGCATTTTGGATCAAAAGAGGTGGTTTCGCGTTATACTTTTGCATTAAAAATTGCAGATACTTTTGGGTTGTCCTCTTCATTAATTAATGCAATTTCGACGGTTGACTTGAATCAGAAGGCTCCACGGCCATTGCGCAGCGGTCTGATTTGTGAAAAATTGAATAAAGAGCTGGGAATACCCATCATGGGGATTGATGAAGAGCTGGCTCTGCTTAAGGAAGAAATGAATGTCTCGTAATTTAACAATCATACCTACTTATAACGAAAAGGAAAACATTCTTCTCGTTATTGATAAGGTGCTATC is a genomic window containing:
- the rfbD gene encoding dTDP-4-dehydrorhamnose reductase; amino-acid sequence: MNKRVLITGINGLLGQNIVQEFSRDHEIYGLDLTPSIFGSSHNIQVEQIDLNDTMALEEYVNQVKPDCIIHTAAYTNVDGAEDDQDLAFALNGKVPAAIALICKNNDIPLIHISTDYVFSGDSGPYRETDAGDARGKYAESKLAGEKAVLESGAKVAVIRPNVMYGNGKHLKSSFVAWLLNELRNERSVRIVDDQYNNPTYARRLATVIRVILENKAWGIWHFGSKEVVSRYTFALKIADTFGLSSSLINAISTVDLNQKAPRPLRSGLICEKLNKELGIPIMGIDEELALLKEEMNVS
- a CDS encoding DUF4837 family protein — protein: MMRKIDFIRYSVIALIVVLTLGACERPKEKAIGYDHVITVVCDERNWEACEPILAQTLGKVYQTPPTETLYTFQRISPNDLNTNILNKNLMILTRLEEKSGVTPQVRSMLPDSTINNMRRNPKGYYQQGDAYATGQALVVVIGKNLADLRNRLEINQDQIFNFIEKKMFERNSAFIYRSGEQFELAEKYYNQYGFYLRMMHDYVEIENRPKDNILWLGRDFPYRWLVVSWATPTDSTLGYQLDSLLTNTFGKKLKDVKLNRDYLISEPVWFKQYSTYKYYGLWESKSEVKGGPFIAYGFYEPLKDRIYLISGIVHAPEKAKMPYIRQMETIIRTFDTEIFEVD